In Rhodothermus sp., the genomic window TCAAATGGAGCCTGCTCCTGGGCTGGTTGATGGGGTGTCAGCGTAGCGTTCCGGTTACGTCTCCAGTGGAGGGATTCCGGGTCATACCCGGACGTTTTGTGGTAGTGCTGCAGGGAGCGGTTGCGGACACATTGGAAGGCGCAGCATATTTTCGGCGCGATACTTCCGGGGGCATCGTGATTGACCTGGTGGGGCGACCGGACGCCGAGCGCGGCCTTTCACTGGAGCTCTCCGATACGGCGGCCGACACACTGGCGGCGGTGCGCCGCCGGGTGCCGGGACCAGAGCCGGGCGCCTTTGTGGTAGGCTATCTGGCCTGGCCGCCATACACCTTCATTACCGAGGCCGGCAGCCTGGTGCTGGCCGAGCGGACACGCCCCGACCTTGTAGCAGGAACCTTTCACCTGATAATGGGAACGCTGGCTCCGCACACAGGGGAACCACTGGATGTGGAGGCCATCGGGGCTTTCGCTGCTACATTCGCTTCGGAAGAAACGCTTGCCCCTTGACTTCGCTGCAGCTTCTTTTAATCTTAACAGTAAGGCGATCGCTTGAATGGTCGCCAGCTTTCTTCTGATCACTTCCAACCAGAGAGGCCTATGTTTCGCAGCAGCCATGGCCGAAAGGATCGGATGCTGAAACAGCGTCGGCGGGATGCCTACTGGGAGCATCAAAAATGGCCGGAGCCCACGCGCTGCCCGGACTGCGGCGCTGTGTTCGTGTCTGGTAGATGGACGTGGGAAGAAGTGGGCGAGGCCGTACATGAGACGCGGTGTCCGGCCTGCCGACGTGCAGCCGATCGCTATCCGGCCGGCTACGTGGAGCTGACAGGGGCGTTTTTAAGCGCGCATCAGGAGGAAATCCTGAACCTGATCCACAACCTGGAAGCGCAGGAAAAGCAGATCCGTCCGCTGGAGCGCATTCTGCAACTTGATGTGCAGAACGGACGCTGCTATGTAACGACCACCGGCGTACATCTGGCCCGGCGCATCGGTGAAGCCCTGGCTCGGGCCTACCAGGGCAAACTGAACTTTGCCTATGCCGATGGTGACCGCGTCATTCGGGTCCACTGGCGACGTGACTGACGCTCACGGGTCAGGCAGCAGACGGCCATAGATTTCGGTGAGGGAGCGAAGACGCTCGGCCACGTCCGGGCGGAGCTGGTCCGCACGCAAGCGCCAGGACCAGTTATGGGGACCGGTGGTGCCTGGAGTGTTCATGCGCGCTTCGCTACCCAGCCCCAGTACGTCCTGCATCGGAAACACGACCAGCTCAGCTACCGAGGCCATCAGCGCCCGAATACAGGTCCAGTGGATTTCGCGCTCACGCTTGCGGTCCAGGTCCAGATAGGCACGGGCATATGCTCTGGCACGGGCCACCACCTCTGGAGGTAGCGTGGTTTTGTTCTCTCCACGCCACCAGCCCACGATCGTGTCGTTGTCGTGCGTGCCAGTGTAGGCTACGAGGTTGCGGACATAGTTGTGTGGTAGAAAGGTAGAGGTGGCGTCATCGTCGAAGGCAAACTGAAGCACGGCCATGCCGGGAAAGCCAAAGCGTTCCATGAGCTCGGTGACGTCGGGCGTAATGACCCCGAGGTTTTCGGCGACGAGCGGAAGCGGTCCGAGTTTGTGCTGAATCGTCTCAAAAAACTCAGCACCAGGACCGGGTACCCAGCGCCCGTTGACAGCGGTGGGTTCCGCGGCGGGAATCTCCCAGTAGGCCGCAAAGCCCCGGAAGTGGTCCAGACGGATCAGATCCACCTTTTCCAGCAGGACCGCAAAGCGCTGCGTCCACCAGTGGTGGCCCGTTTCACGGGAGACCTCCCACCGATAAAGCGGGTTGCCCCAGCGCTGGCCCGTTTCGCTGAAGTAATCGGGAGGCACACCGGCTACCACGGTGGGATGGCCGTGTTCGTCCAGATGAAACAGGTGGGGATTAGCCCACACGTCAGCGCTGTCGTGTGCCACATAGATCGGAATATCGCCCATCAGCCGGATGCCGTGTGCATGGCAATAGGCCCGCAGATCCATCCACTGCCTGTGGAAAAGGTACTGCCAGAACTGGTGCTTTCGGAAGGAGCGGGCCAGCTTCTGACGAGCGTGATGCAGAGCGCCGGGATCACGGCGGGCCAGCTCGGGGGGCCATTCGGTCCAGACAGCTCCCCCGTGTGCCTCTTTGAGCGCCATGAAGAGCGCATAATCGTCAAGCCAGAAGGCCTGCTTTTCGCAGAAAAGCCAGAAATCGGTCTCATCTACCCGATCCGGATGTGCCTCAAACGTGGCGTAAGCCTTCTCCAGCAGATGCTGCTTATAGACAATAACCCAGTCGTAGTCCACACGGTCTTCGGGAAAGTCAGGAGGTGAGGCAATGTCGTCGGTCTGCAGCAGACCTGCTTCAACCAGACGTTCCGGACTGATCAGCAGCGGATTGCCAGCAAATGTGGAAGGACTGGCATAGGGAGAAAAACCCAGGCCCACCGGTACCAACGGAAGCATCTGCCAGAGACGCTGTCCGGCGGCAACCAGAAAGTCAACAAACCGATAGGCAGACGGCCCCAGATCGCCGATGCCAAAAGGTCCCGGAAGCGAAGTCGGATGAAGCAGAATACC contains:
- a CDS encoding BCAM0308 family protein — encoded protein: MFRSSHGRKDRMLKQRRRDAYWEHQKWPEPTRCPDCGAVFVSGRWTWEEVGEAVHETRCPACRRAADRYPAGYVELTGAFLSAHQEEILNLIHNLEAQEKQIRPLERILQLDVQNGRCYVTTTGVHLARRIGEALARAYQGKLNFAYADGDRVIRVHWRRD
- the malQ gene encoding 4-alpha-glucanotransferase, whose protein sequence is MHGLPRSSGILLHPTSLPGPFGIGDLGPSAYRFVDFLVAAGQRLWQMLPLVPVGLGFSPYASPSTFAGNPLLISPERLVEAGLLQTDDIASPPDFPEDRVDYDWVIVYKQHLLEKAYATFEAHPDRVDETDFWLFCEKQAFWLDDYALFMALKEAHGGAVWTEWPPELARRDPGALHHARQKLARSFRKHQFWQYLFHRQWMDLRAYCHAHGIRLMGDIPIYVAHDSADVWANPHLFHLDEHGHPTVVAGVPPDYFSETGQRWGNPLYRWEVSRETGHHWWTQRFAVLLEKVDLIRLDHFRGFAAYWEIPAAEPTAVNGRWVPGPGAEFFETIQHKLGPLPLVAENLGVITPDVTELMERFGFPGMAVLQFAFDDDATSTFLPHNYVRNLVAYTGTHDNDTIVGWWRGENKTTLPPEVVARARAYARAYLDLDRKREREIHWTCIRALMASVAELVVFPMQDVLGLGSEARMNTPGTTGPHNWSWRLRADQLRPDVAERLRSLTEIYGRLLPDP